The following coding sequences lie in one Niabella agricola genomic window:
- a CDS encoding anti-sigma factor family protein, translated as MQGKINPTNYEAYFLLYVDNELNRDERAEVEAFLQQHPETQPLLEELLRTRQVADPEMVFPDKSKLFFGTASISDEALLSYLDKEAVPAAVAEALQHPSPELAKRLQAFEQTIAKPDLNIVFPDKARLYRRRSRLVSLKIWRIAAAAALVVMAVGAALWMQEQGKKATLADSQHPRHQDSVPGNDVARVPADDSVVAADTVPQPGKETAIAVYRASDRQEQENRADKKEQKQRRGVTATATSATSTPAVSGTSTPAVRNAGVVSQQDVAINKVEVTPPAVQKQDPSVQPVVAMTEEEKQPKPKKSLFKKLTQRIEERISGALTDGEGQVTIAGFAVNVK; from the coding sequence ATGCAAGGAAAAATTAATCCGACCAATTATGAAGCTTATTTCCTTCTGTATGTGGATAATGAACTGAACAGGGATGAACGGGCTGAAGTAGAGGCATTCCTGCAACAGCATCCGGAAACACAGCCGCTGCTGGAAGAGTTGCTCCGGACTCGGCAGGTAGCGGATCCGGAGATGGTATTTCCCGACAAATCGAAATTGTTTTTCGGGACCGCCTCCATTTCCGATGAAGCCCTGCTTTCCTATTTGGATAAAGAAGCTGTTCCGGCTGCCGTTGCTGAAGCGCTGCAGCATCCGTCTCCGGAACTGGCCAAACGTCTGCAGGCGTTTGAACAAACCATTGCTAAACCGGACCTGAACATTGTATTTCCGGATAAAGCCCGCTTGTACCGGAGGCGTTCCCGGCTGGTATCGCTCAAAATATGGAGGATTGCCGCGGCGGCGGCCCTGGTAGTGATGGCAGTGGGAGCCGCTTTATGGATGCAGGAACAAGGGAAAAAAGCAACCCTGGCGGACTCGCAGCATCCCCGGCACCAGGACAGCGTTCCCGGAAACGATGTGGCCCGTGTTCCCGCAGATGACAGCGTTGTAGCAGCCGACACGGTACCACAACCCGGTAAGGAAACCGCGATTGCCGTTTATAGGGCTTCAGACAGGCAGGAGCAGGAAAACAGAGCGGACAAAAAAGAGCAAAAGCAGAGGAGGGGTGTTACTGCGACAGCAACATCTGCAACATCAACCCCCGCTGTTTCAGGAACATCAACGCCGGCGGTGCGCAATGCCGGTGTAGTTTCCCAACAGGATGTAGCCATCAACAAAGTAGAAGTTACCCCGCCGGCTGTACAGAAACAGGATCCTTCTGTACAACCGGTGGTAGCAATGACCGAGGAAGAAAAACAACCAAAACCGAAAAAATCCTTATTCAAAAAGTTAACGCAACGCATTGAGGAGCGGATATCAGGAGCGCTTACAGACGGTGAGGGCCAGGTAACCATTGCAGGCTTTGCGGTGAACGTAAAATAA
- a CDS encoding RNA polymerase sigma factor, with amino-acid sequence MTEKEYNECVTMYADNVYRFIVKNLKHAANAEDVVQSAFQALWEQRNEVDAEKSKSLLFTIAYRKMIDHIRKYKRMVYEESMGAYDRYTEQGSRNLKEVLHRALERLDDTKRSLVLLKDYEGYSYEEIGDITGLSASQVKVYLHRARLQLKDYLVKIENVL; translated from the coding sequence ATGACGGAAAAGGAATATAACGAATGTGTAACAATGTATGCGGACAATGTGTACCGGTTTATTGTAAAGAACCTGAAACATGCGGCAAACGCGGAGGATGTGGTACAATCTGCATTTCAGGCACTTTGGGAGCAGCGGAACGAGGTGGATGCGGAAAAATCAAAATCCCTGCTCTTTACCATTGCCTACCGGAAAATGATCGACCATATCCGGAAATATAAACGGATGGTTTATGAAGAATCGATGGGCGCTTACGACCGGTATACCGAACAGGGGAGCCGGAATCTGAAAGAAGTGTTGCACCGGGCGCTCGAGCGACTGGATGATACCAAACGGTCGCTGGTGTTGTTAAAAGATTATGAAGGGTACAGTTACGAAGAAATTGGAGACATTACCGGACTTTCGGCCAGCCAGGTAAAAGTGTATTTGCACCGGGCGCGCTTACAACTGAAAGATTATTTGGTTAAAATTGAAAACGTATTATAA